The Gossypium arboreum isolate Shixiya-1 chromosome 2, ASM2569848v2, whole genome shotgun sequence region TTTAGTTTGATATAATTCCTCTATACGGAGTTTGGTTCGGCTTGGTTGCGTTTTATTATTTTCCGAACTTTTTGTGACAATTCGATTCTTGATTCTTTCATAATAGTTTTGGGTTTTAGGTTTtcggattttattttaataaaatgacttTTGTATATTAAtaggtaaaattaaaaataatcgaTAACTCTTAAATagtatttttgaatttaatttatacagtattttaaagttatttttcattattttaaatataaaaatattttttatatcgtaaaaatttaaaattaattaccaattaaataaaaataggatttaaatttttttgtttttctctctctTTGAAAAGAATAAATTCCGAACATACCAAAAGTATATTAACTTATGTAATATTTTAACCCATTGCAAAAGATCAATCCTAATTTTTTGGCATAGTGAAGGGACTAAAATCGGAATTAAACCCAAACTGGACTTGTCTTCATCATTCTTCAATATTCTCACCACTCACCCACTGGTTCTCTCTCTCCCTCTTGTTTTTCATGCAACCTTTTATAAACTATAAtgagaatatataaatatatacacacacacacactatcTTTTTAGGGGTAACAATTTAGAGTTTTACGACACCCAACAACGAAAGTTGAACTGTGTTTTGTCTTTGGTTTTGTCAATGGATGGCTGCCATTTTGCCATGGTTATGAAATTATGAAAACCTTTAATTAAAAGTCAAAATAATAAAGCAAAAAAAGGTGGTCCGTTGTGATGCATGTGAACCATGTGGGGATGGGTGGGGAGGGGGTCGCAACTGCAATGGAGGTTGGCTATGAGGGGAGAACGTGCGGTGGTGTGGTTACATTCACTTAATTAATCACTACATATATTTGGTGATTGGTCTCGTGGTTAAGAAATATTCACTCGTAGAGGGGCGAATCTAAATATTCCTCTAATAGAAGACGGAATTTAATTATatctttttataaattaaaatataagtttattatgtattaatatataattttatatttttgaatagactaaaataattattttttaaatttttagggGCTTAAATGCaattttactattactaatttaTAATTTCTTTATTAATAAGAGGActgaattaaattttttatattttggggAGTTAAAGTGTAATTTCactataaattaatttataatttttttatttataagagGACTGAATTGAAGATTCTTCATTTTGGCTCTCTCAAATTCGCATTTGCTTAGACTCAAGCTTAAAGAAAGTAACTGGTAAGGCTTTTATTTGGATAGCTAGGAAGACGAAGCATGAAGTTTATCTTTGGGGATCAAAATTGAATTATAGAACTTTAAAGAAATCAAAGGACAAATTTATCTTTATATATGCatgttattttagaattttaaagggattaaattaaaaaaattcatatttagGGACCTAAAGTGTATCTTTCATTAaactaatttataaatttaaaaaaattcagtgggactaaaataataatttgccATTGGGGGGCCTTGCCTACCCTTATTGGCGCCATCCCTTTAGACAAAATATGTGCAGTATATATCTCTATCGTGTTTGAATATAGTGGAATCATTCAAtacccttttatttaaaatttctctTTTAATGTCTGTTTTGTCGTTTATATTTTGGGTTTGTCGCTActcttttaataatataatctCTAAAATTTAAACATACATTCTCTTATCGGAATATAATGTCTTACTATTGCACCTAATAATGATTAGTACTATAATTTAGATCTTAAATTAGTTTCTTTCATTGAATTCTCAAAATATCATTATcgtattaataatttttttgtttatttaactATTAGTTCAAGTGTTAAATTCCAAACTCATGTTTGAGATGAAGTATATTTAAAACATGtggatcaaattataaatacGCGTGTTTACATTATTGAGAATTTGGTAATTAATACAATGATACAAGCACTTATATAATTCGATTATAAGCGGTTATATACGAGATAAAGTAGCATTTAGTCCATGCTAGTAAAAAATTTTGGTAAAGTTTCTCAACCTGGTCCCTGAACTTAAATTCTGTTAATGTATAATGACGTGATACTCTGAGATTGTATTATATCATTGCGCCTTAACAAAATCCAAATTAAAGAATCAAATTGAGAAAATTTGTCAAACACCGAGACTAACATGGACCAGAAAAAActcaaggactaaaatgaaaaaatatcgAATTCAAGAgccaaataataatataaattgtaaTGTCAACATCAATTTTTATGATGATTTTGTGCTATGGCAGACGAGGTAGATAAATGTCATGTCATCTTTCAAGATAAAAACAAGAGCTACCATAGCACTAGCCATGGTAAAGATAGGGCCTATGAATATCCTTTTCTACTTTCTAGTACCATACATTAGCCCTTGATATCCCGGGACCAATTCAGGAATATTCTATCAAGAGTCGagatataattaaaaattttgggGAGACAGAGATAAAATTTGATGTTAAAATGGTTTAAATTGCAATTATATTTTTTAAGGGAGACCAAaaatgcaaatttttatttaattaagtgattaaaatgGACTCAATTGAAGTTTTATATTTTGTGAGGGGCTAAAAGTGAAATAAGGCCATTTGCTGTTGATATGAatgcaattaaggaacaaaagggAAAGAGAAGGAAAATCCGCAGCCATGATTTGCTTGTTATTCCCTTCTTGTTATTGGCATATTAAAAAAATGTTTAATTTCAGTTTTAGTCCCTCTACTGAGCTTAAATTTTGGTTTcatccttttattttaatttgtcatAGTTTGATTTCTTtacttttataatgttattagtagGTCTAAATTAATAACAACTTTAATTATTGCTATGCAAATGATTGcataaatttaagaaaaaaacgCTAAGTGTTCGATTAACATGGTTGGTTGGATTTTTCGAGACCCTAACCATGGTTGTTAAAATCAAATTAGATTGTTTGTTGAACCAATTGAACCAGGAACAGGTGATCCAACCCGTTCTATAAAATTAGAGGAGAGGTCAATCGATGCAAAATTAATTGAATCAGATAAAAAGCTGTTTGAAGcgaatttaagttaatttttgaatatttaattttgttgttataatttataaaataaacgcttatgtttatattattatttatttatgtttttccttatttattttctaactttttctaatattttaaattttttttatttttaatgattgaATCGGAATTGATAGTTTGACTAATTCGATTATTAGTTCGATTCTTACAACATTAACCCAAACTATGTGATTGAACAATAGTATAATAAAACTCACTTAATCACCTTAATTATAGCAATTAACAATATAACAAAAATAGAGAATTAAAATATACTAAAttaaaagtataaagattaaatattaaatttcaatatagtaaagggattaaaactaaaattagccCAAAAAAGGAAATACAAAGAAAAGCTCCAAATAACAGAGTTCAGAGCCTACTCCTagtatttttcttttttccattggTTGGACCAACCTAAGCATAATAATTTAGTACAAAATGAAAAGCTTGCAAAGTCTATTAATCCTATAAAAGAAAATGAcatttgatgatttgggtttggattatttaaattaaaattttagaatttctgGGTTAGATCATTACGGGTTTTGATAATTTAAAGTTATTTATTTGCGTCATTTTGGGTTTGTTTTGTTTGAGTTTTGATTCAATAttcttataatattttatttgggtATGTTTGAGTTTAGATCGATTTAAATTTGGATTATTAACTTTTTTATGATCAAATCGTATTGAGTCGAGTttgaattttgaataaaattttcgAAGTCAAATTAACATGTTTTGCAAAAGTTGTTGCATAAATGGTGTTTTCAAATTAACAAATATAATGAATTTGTATTGCAGTTTGCCAATTATTTCTCAATAGGACAATGTGAACTCTCAACATGTGATATTCCTAGAGCAAAATTTCTCTTTCAGTTTCTATATATTTGGCTCGAATTTGGACTCGTAAATTTTGATCAAAAtctaaaaatttgatttgattaattcGAAAATATATTAATTTGAACTTGAAACTACTCGAATTCGAAATAAATTGAACCATAAGTGATCAACTTTGAAAAGATTCGAACATGTGATGACCAAACTTGAAAACCAAGTCCCAAATTCAAATGATTCAAACTCAAAACAATTTGAATTTGAAATGCCACGAACtcaaatttaaaatcaaaatcaattaaaCTTGCCAATTTTGTTGACATGCTTTGAACGGAAGGGTCGCAACACGATGTTTTAATCTCATCAAAATTGAAGTCTCGAAGATACTATTGACCCATATGGGTTAAATCGATCTCATGAATTAAAACTTGAATAGGATCTATGAATTGCATATGTTAAAACCAATGTTTTTAGATTTTAGCCGGCAGTTGAATTGGTTGGACAACAGATTATACATTACATTATAAATAGATCAATTATAGGAATCTGATTGAATTAGTccatttattattaaatagatcaatttagtcattgcattattaaaaaaaaaatcaaataaggccaaattgaaatagaattaacatttattgtttaaaaaatattattttcggTTTCAtagagttaatatttttaaagtttttttcgttttgtaaatgaaatattttgtttcaaattgaaCTGCAGTTGAAAAGAATAATTCTCAAGacattttttttatagtaaatgttaactttattacaatttgaccatattcgattatttttatagtataaggactaatttgttcTAGTCTTTATAATATAAGGACCTCTTAAGTACTTTAACCTAttacaaaacttttttttttttttttttttttggatttgggctgtgttttgaccGGTTCGTTGGTgggtttaaaaacataaaaatatcggTTTGTGATTTAACCACTCCAATCCTTTTTTCTAGATCAACATATCGATTGGTTCCGATCCATCAAATTTAAACAACCGGAGTTAAAATAACATTATTGatgaattcaaaataaataatccaaactTCTAACAaccctaaataaataaataaataaataaaatgacttTAGAAAAACTATATTATTAATCACCCAATTATTAGTGATTTTTTTTGGGTTatctaattatgaaaagttacaaaatgatcatctaactattaataaatttctttttggtcacttaattatgaaaagttacaaaataatcactCACTTATTCAACTTTATCTTTTTTGGTCACACAACTATTTTGGATTTTTgcgtttttatttttatgttagccAACTAGTGACCAAAAAAGACAAATTGAATAGTTaagtgactattttataacttttcataattggatgactaaaaaagaaatttactaataattaagtgatcattttataacttttaataattagataactaaataaaaatttactaatagtcAGTGATTACTAGTGTAGTTTACTGTTTAAAAAACCCCGATACtcgaatccgagtcatcaaatccAAAATAACCCAAACCTAAAATGGGATCCATGAAGGAACCGACGTCGTTTCATTATTGTTGAAGAAGGAGCGAAGAGAAAGGTCAATGCCTCGTTAAATCGTGGGCTCTTTTTCGATTTCTTTCTCTCTGTCGTCAAATTAGAAGAAAAATAGTCATtccctttctcttttttttttttctcaaaaaattctcataaatttatgattttttttgaaagaaaaagcCGAGAAAAATCATATACCCAAAGCTCCCAATTAAACTATGAGCAGCTCATCTGCATCCTCTCGCAAGGTTcctctttcttcctttttttttgcacttttaatttttagggtttGAATTAATTTTTCTGGGAATTTGATTTTGTTCGTTCGTTTATTTTTGGGGTTTGAATTAATTTTCTGGGAATTTAATTTGTTGTTTTAGGCGCTGAGTAAAATTGCCTGTAATCGGCTGCAAAAAGAGCTTGTAGAATGGCAGTCCAACCCTCCTTCTGGTTTCAAACATAAAGTCACAGATAATCTTCAAAGGTATACTTTttaattttcattcatatatatatatatatatatatatatatatatatatttgtttagatcttttaattcataaaaattaaaaaattgatccttctttattttcattgaaaaaaaGATGGGTAATTGAAGTAAATGGAGCTCCGGGTACTTTATATGCCAATGAAACTTATCAGCTTCAAGTTGATTTCCCTGAACATTACCCCATGGAAGCACCCCAGGTTTAATTTTCATttgaaacctttttttttcttttattataaaatttaaattccttaattttaaaacaaaaatgcaAGCTTTTATTTTTTGGTGGCAGGTTATTTTTCTTCATCCAGCACCTCTCCATCCACATATTTATAGCAATGGACATATTTGTTTAGGTAATAGTTGATgtctttttaataattttaagagAATTCCTCTCTGGTCTTTCACTGATTTTCATCtttatataatattatgtatGTAGAAGTGTTTTGCTATTTCTATATCATGAGCTTGCTTTCATCTtagtttttatctattttttatatGAAAGTGATGGTTTACATATATTTTGTTGTCTCTATTCTGATTTATTGTTACCTTTAACGCTTTctcgtctttttttttttttttacattcttAAAAGGATCCTTGGTTGTGTTGTGTGAGGTTATTTTCACTGGtatttggatatatatatatattattgtatcTATCTCCATTTATCCATTTTGCCATACGTATGGGAAAAAGAAATTAGCAATCTAGCCTTTGTCTCAAATATTGTATTACAATTGAGAAAAGAATTGTTTGCTAAGGCATGTTTGGTTTCATGTGCGTATGCACGCGCTTATTATGGCACACTCACGAAGTGGTGAAAAGAATTACCTAAAAAAGCAAATTAGGGTTTGGTTGAATTGGTAAAGTTGAGACTTTGGAAACCATGGTGTCCTATAGGTTCGAGTCCTACCATGTGTTGATTTAAATTGattttatatgaaatataaaaagacaaaaaaaccctttgtagtagtgtttattaCTTTGTAAAAGATAGGGGGTTTTAGTCGTTTTCTAACCGAGTTGATGTTCTATTAACTTGTGGCACCAATTCAGACACATTATATAGTATAGACATTCCTCCTTTTAACCCGTTTATGTGCTTTGCCAATGTTATATTTGCAAGTAAAGTATTATTGAGGCCCCTATATTAGGAGTTGGATTTCATTTTGCCCTCGATAGTCCTAATTACATAAATCAGAGGGCAAATTGGTCCTTTTGTTAAAGATTGTATCCATTTGTACGGTTAAAAACCAGTGCATGTATGTCAGCATGATGTACATGTGGCATGCCATATGTTACTAACACACTGACTAATTTGCCTATTTAATGAGAAGAGGGGGTAAAATGCTACCTGACTACAAGAATATgtctccatgatacttttacctatatttacataatttattaggAAACAAACATATATAGTACATGATTGTTTGATTGTGTTTtgtagatatattgtatgattcaTGGTCACCTGCTATGACTGTTAGTTCTATCTGTATCAGCATTCTCTCCATGCTATCGAGCGCGACTGCCAAGGTTAGAACTTCAAAAATAATAGACTTTTCTCGTTTGATTTTCTTGCTTGTTCAAATATTTCAAAACTGGAAATGAACACGATATGCCATGTCCTAAATGATATACTTTTTCTGTGACGTTGCAgcaatgtcccgaagacaatgaCAGGTACGTAAAGAACTGTAGGAATGGCCGATCTCCGAAGCAGACACGGTGGTGGTTCCATGATGATAAAGTTTAATTGAAGGGAAGATCATGCCCTGCATCAAATTTGTTTTTAATGACTTTTTTcatgaaagtgatgcttgatgcCATGTAAGCACATGAATGAGAAAACTATAtatctttatgacacttttttttttcttttttttggaaCAATATAGAGATTTATGATTGAAACATATAGCTAAAGATAACAATGGGTTTTAAATCCAAAGGTGAAATTTGGGTTCTTTAAGATTTTTAGAGCATTATAGATGCTATATttatgtgtgtgtgtatatatatatatatatcattaaagcAGCTTTGGCATATACCTATAGTGTTGATGTAACGAGGTGAATATCGGATATATTGTTACAAATTGCTCtttcaaaattttattagatcaagaaaaattgaTGAGATGAAAATCGATCTAAAAGGGGATATTGCTATGTTATTTGAGCCGGTCCGGTTGGGTATCAATCCGGGAATTATTAGATCGAAAtttttatttcttgaattttgtaATAATTTATATTGaactattaataaaatataagatTAAAATTACTGCCATcaaaatttatttgtatttaatttataaattaattttatttattatgatataaaagtaaatatttttatttaaaatagtgaaataaacttgaatttttatataaaaattatttgtttaaaaattagaaaataaaattcattttaccaaaaaataaatctaaataataataggAAAAACCAATGACCcattttttattaaatcaaaccaaaataaatctaaaaataaacCCGAAAACCTAATTCAATTGACCAAAAAACTCATTCTTATTTTTTCACTtgaataataataaccataaattATGAATTGTATTTTTTAAATTAGTTCTCTATAATAAATTTTCTCTCAAATTTTAGTGAATTATTTCTAttcttaaatgaaataaaaagtaataaattttaattagaacATTCAAATTTCAACCTTAAAAATCtattaatcaaaataatattttattaaacaaaattaaaatcgtaaattttatttaaaatatcatttaaatttCACTAATTAATAATATACTATATTATGGTTTCTTTAACTTTTCTAAAATTAGCGTGTTATTATTAGTGTATAATATTTGTCTGTGGTAtccaaaatattatatatatatatagacacaaatattttctttgaattttaACCGACAAATGATTGGGTGTAATGGTAAGGCACATTACACTTCTAAGGGAAGGACCTAAGTTTAAACCTTGGCGGCAACATTGTTAGGAGGGACAATCACATACTCCGAACATGGACCATAAAACAGACatctaagaatataaaaaaaaaattatattcctTGAATTTACAATCAATGAATCTCtcatttgaaaatatatatatatatatatcattgacTATAACCAAGCTCAAGCAGAAGGAAAGACAAAGATGACTTCATTTCTAGAACACTAATGCACAAAAGTCAATGGAGGAAAAATATAGTTTCAAGTCATTTACGTGTTAGGCTTATTTGAAAAAGTCCATGGAAAGAAAAAACAatttaatttctaatattttaatttttaagaaatAGTATAAACATTTCCTCTTGGAAATTTctgttgaaaataaaaacatgtaGGGACCAAAATGATGAAATTTCCAAAGTTGTATATGTGAATGGAAGCTATCTAAGAAGCCGCATATAATACACCAATATCTAAATTTAGAACTTAACACTACATCTATTTGCAGAGTTTTTTTCATCAAGAAAGAAAGAGATGGCAGAGTTTGCTGTTTCCCTGGTTGTGGAAAAGCTTACGAACTTACTTACGCAACAAGCATCATACATGGACGGCGTTAGTCGAAAAATCGTACAACTGAGAAACGAGTTACGATGGATGCAAAGTTTCATTAAAGATGCAGACACGAAACAAGAAGACAATGATTTGATGCAACAATGGGTGAATGATGTAAGAGATGTAGCTTACGAGACGGAAGAAGTTATAGAAACGTATGTTTCGAAGGCAGCGGCTCGAAGCACGTTTGATTTGGTTACCAAGCCGTTTCACTTGTACAAGGTGGGGAAGGAGATTGAAAGTATTCGAATGAGGATTCGGGAAATATCCGGAAGACGAAATGCATACGGCGTTGAGAGGAACAGTAGAGGTGAAGGGCGTGGTGTGAATGACAGGCTGAGATGGTGGAGACAACCGTCTCCTCATGTCGAGGAAGATGATATTATCGAGCTGGTTGAAGACACGAAAGCTTTGCTTATGCAATTGACTAGCATGGAATCAAGACGCAGGGTGGTTTCTGTTGTTGGTATGGGTGGTTTGGGGAAAACGACACTTGCGAAAAGATTGTATAATCACAATGATGTTAAGAATCATTTCGATTGTAGAGCATGGATATATGTATCTAAAGAATTCAGAAGAAGAGATATCTTACAAGGTATTGTTACGGATGTGAACGCATTAAACCGAGTTGAAATGGACGTTTTGGAGAAGTTAAAAGAGGAAGATTTGTtgaagaaattgcatgaatttttagAAGAACGAAGGTATTTAGTAGTTCTTGATGATGTGTGGAGTATGGAAGTTTGGGATTGTTTAGAAAAAGCATTCCCTAGTGGGAAAACTGGAAGCAAAGTGATGCTTACGACCCGGAACAAGGAGGTCGCTTTGCATGCCGACGGAGAGGGTATTCCACATGAACCGAGGATTTTAACGGAAAATGAAAGCTTACAATTGTTCTGCAAGAAAGCATTTCACGGAATAAATAGTCTTCCGCGTGAATTGAACAAGCTCGGAAAAGATATGGTCATGAGATGTGGTGGTCTACCTTTGGCTGTCGTAGTGCTCGGAGGATTGCTATCCCGGAAAAGCAAGTCGACAGAAGAATGGCACCGTGTTTTTCGTAACATCACTTGGCATTTAACCAAAGGGCAAGATCGGATAGCTACGATTTTATCACTAAGCTACAATGATCTCCCATCCCACTTGAAATCTTGTTTCCTCTACCTAGGACTATTCCCAGAGGATGTATCGGTCCAGACTAAAAAACTGATCCATCTA contains the following coding sequences:
- the LOC108470168 gene encoding probable ubiquitin-conjugating enzyme E2 16, encoding MSSSSASSRKALSKIACNRLQKELVEWQSNPPSGFKHKVTDNLQRWVIEVNGAPGTLYANETYQLQVDFPEHYPMEAPQVIFLHPAPLHPHIYSNGHICLDILYDSWSPAMTVSSICISILSMLSSATAKQCPEDNDRYVKNCRNGRSPKQTRWWFHDDKV